A portion of the Coturnix japonica isolate 7356 chromosome 4, Coturnix japonica 2.1, whole genome shotgun sequence genome contains these proteins:
- the MAPK10 gene encoding mitogen-activated protein kinase 10 isoform X3: MSRHLLYYCGEPTLDVKIAFCQLGFLSSFPTPFPSAQQGFGKQVDVSYIAKHYNMSKSKVDNQFYSVEVGDSTFTVLKRYQNLKPIGSGAQGIVCAAYDAILERNVAIKKLSRPFQNQTHAKRAYRELVLMKCVNHKNIISLLNVFTPQKSLEEFQDVYLVMELMDANLCQVIQMELDHERMSYLLYQMLCGIKHLHSAGIIHRDLKPSNIVVKSDCTLKILDFGLARTAGTSFMMTPYVVTRYYRAPEVILGMGYKENVDIWSVGCIMGEMVRHKILFPGRDYIDQWNKVIEQLGTPCPEFMKKLQPTVRNYVENRPKYAGLTFPKLFPDSLFPADSEHNKLKASQARDLLSKMLVIDPAKRISVDEALQHPYINVWYDPAEVEAPPPQIYDKQLDEREHTIEEWKELIYKEVMNSEEKTKNGVVKGQPSPSGAAVNSSESLPPSSSANDISSMSTDQTLASDTDSSLEASAGPLGCCR, translated from the exons ATGAGCCGCCATTTGTTGTACTATTGTGGTGAACCTACCCTGGATGTGAAGATTGCCTTTTGTCAG CTTGGGTTTCTGTCTTCCTTCCCAACCCCCTTCCCTTCTGCACAACAGGGATTTGGGAAACAAGTGGATGTGTCATACATTGCCAAGCATTACAACATGAGCAAAAGCAAAGTTGACAACCAGTTCTACAGCGTGGAAGTGGGTGACTCGACCTTCACTGTTCTCAAGCGCTACCAGAACTTGAAACCAATTGGCTCTGGGGCTCAGGGAATAGTTTG CGCTGCATACGATGCCATCCTTGAGCGAAACGTTGCAATCAAGAAACTAAGCCGACCATTTCAGAATCAAACCCACGCCAAACGTGCTTACAGAGAGCTGGTCCTCATGAAGTGTGTGAATCACAAAAAT attaTCAGTTTATTAAATGTCTTCACACCACAGAAATCTCTAGAAGAGTTCCAGGATGT TTATCTGGTGATGGAGCTGATGGATGCCAACCTGTGCCAGGTGATTCAGATGGAGCTAGACCATGAGCGAATGTCCTACCTGCTGTATCAAATGCTCTGTGGCATCAAGCACCTGCACTCTGCGGGAATTATTCACAGG GATTTGAAACCAAGTAACATTGTGGTAAAATCTGACTGCACGCTGAAGATTTTGGATTTTGGGCTGGCCAGAACTGCAGGCACCAGCTTCATGATGACGCCTTATGTAGTGACTCGTTACTACAGAGCACCAGAGGTCATCCTGGGAATGGGCTACAAGGAGAACG TGGATATATGGTCTGTGGGATGCATTATGGGAGAAATGGTTCGCCACAAAATCCTCTTTCCAGGAAGGGATT ATATTGACCAGTGGAATAAAGTCATAGAGCAGTTGGGAACGCCCTGCCCAGAGTTCATGAAGAAGCTACAGCCAACAGTGCGGAACTACGTGGAGAACCGGCCCAAGTACGCTGGCCTCACCTTCCCCAAACTGTTTCCTGATTCTCTCTTCCCCGCTGACTCAGAACACAACAAACTCAAAG CCAGCCAAGCTCGGGACCTGCTGTCCAAAATGCTGGTCATTGATCCAGCCAAGCGCATATCAGTGGATgaggccctgcagcacccatACATCAACGTCTGGTACGACCCCGCCGAGGTGGAGGCG CCGCCCCCCCAGATCTATGACAAACAACTGGACGAGCGGGAGCACACCATTGAGGAGTGGAAAG AACTCATCTACAAAGAAGTAatgaattctgaagaaaaaacgAAAAATGGCGTAGTAAAAGGACAGCCGTCTCCTTCAG GTGCAGCAGTGAACAGCAGCGAGAGCCTCCCCCCATCCTCATCGGCCAATGACATCTCCTCCATGTCCACGGATCAGACGCTGGCGTCCGACACGGACAGCAGCCTGGAAGCGTCGGCGGGGCCACTGGGGTGCTGCAGGTGA
- the MAPK10 gene encoding mitogen-activated protein kinase 10 isoform X5 — protein MVFMSRHLLYYCGEPTLDVKIAFCQGFGKQVDVSYIAKHYNMSKSKVDNQFYSVEVGDSTFTVLKRYQNLKPIGSGAQGIVCAAYDAILERNVAIKKLSRPFQNQTHAKRAYRELVLMKCVNHKNIISLLNVFTPQKSLEEFQDVYLVMELMDANLCQVIQMELDHERMSYLLYQMLCGIKHLHSAGIIHRDLKPSNIVVKSDCTLKILDFGLARTAGTSFMMTPYVVTRYYRAPEVILGMGYKENVDMWSVGCIMGEMVKGAVLFPGTDHIDQWNKVIEQLGTPCPEFMKKLQPTVRNYVENRPKYAGLTFPKLFPDSLFPADSEHNKLKASQARDLLSKMLVIDPAKRISVDEALQHPYINVWYDPAEVEAPPPQIYDKQLDEREHTIEEWKELIYKEVMNSEEKTKNGVVKGQPSPSGAAVNSSESLPPSSSANDISSMSTDQTLASDTDSSLEASAGPLGCCR, from the exons GTATTTATGAGCCGCCATTTGTTGTACTATTGTGGTGAACCTACCCTGGATGTGAAGATTGCCTTTTGTCAG GGATTTGGGAAACAAGTGGATGTGTCATACATTGCCAAGCATTACAACATGAGCAAAAGCAAAGTTGACAACCAGTTCTACAGCGTGGAAGTGGGTGACTCGACCTTCACTGTTCTCAAGCGCTACCAGAACTTGAAACCAATTGGCTCTGGGGCTCAGGGAATAGTTTG CGCTGCATACGATGCCATCCTTGAGCGAAACGTTGCAATCAAGAAACTAAGCCGACCATTTCAGAATCAAACCCACGCCAAACGTGCTTACAGAGAGCTGGTCCTCATGAAGTGTGTGAATCACAAAAAT attaTCAGTTTATTAAATGTCTTCACACCACAGAAATCTCTAGAAGAGTTCCAGGATGT TTATCTGGTGATGGAGCTGATGGATGCCAACCTGTGCCAGGTGATTCAGATGGAGCTAGACCATGAGCGAATGTCCTACCTGCTGTATCAAATGCTCTGTGGCATCAAGCACCTGCACTCTGCGGGAATTATTCACAGG GATTTGAAACCAAGTAACATTGTGGTAAAATCTGACTGCACGCTGAAGATTTTGGATTTTGGGCTGGCCAGAACTGCAGGCACCAGCTTCATGATGACGCCTTATGTAGTGACTCGTTACTACAGAGCACCAGAGGTCATCCTGGGAATGGGCTACAAGGAGAACG tcgACATGTGGTCAGTAGGGTGCATCATGGGCGAAATGGTTAAAGGTGCAGTGTTGTTTCCTGGCACTGATC ATATTGACCAGTGGAATAAAGTCATAGAGCAGTTGGGAACGCCCTGCCCAGAGTTCATGAAGAAGCTACAGCCAACAGTGCGGAACTACGTGGAGAACCGGCCCAAGTACGCTGGCCTCACCTTCCCCAAACTGTTTCCTGATTCTCTCTTCCCCGCTGACTCAGAACACAACAAACTCAAAG CCAGCCAAGCTCGGGACCTGCTGTCCAAAATGCTGGTCATTGATCCAGCCAAGCGCATATCAGTGGATgaggccctgcagcacccatACATCAACGTCTGGTACGACCCCGCCGAGGTGGAGGCG CCGCCCCCCCAGATCTATGACAAACAACTGGACGAGCGGGAGCACACCATTGAGGAGTGGAAAG AACTCATCTACAAAGAAGTAatgaattctgaagaaaaaacgAAAAATGGCGTAGTAAAAGGACAGCCGTCTCCTTCAG GTGCAGCAGTGAACAGCAGCGAGAGCCTCCCCCCATCCTCATCGGCCAATGACATCTCCTCCATGTCCACGGATCAGACGCTGGCGTCCGACACGGACAGCAGCCTGGAAGCGTCGGCGGGGCCACTGGGGTGCTGCAGGTGA
- the MAPK10 gene encoding mitogen-activated protein kinase 10 isoform X4 gives MVFMSRHLLYYCGEPTLDVKIAFCQGFGKQVDVSYIAKHYNMSKSKVDNQFYSVEVGDSTFTVLKRYQNLKPIGSGAQGIVCAAYDAILERNVAIKKLSRPFQNQTHAKRAYRELVLMKCVNHKNIISLLNVFTPQKSLEEFQDVYLVMELMDANLCQVIQMELDHERMSYLLYQMLCGIKHLHSAGIIHRDLKPSNIVVKSDCTLKILDFGLARTAGTSFMMTPYVVTRYYRAPEVILGMGYKENVDIWSVGCIMGEMVRHKILFPGRDYIDQWNKVIEQLGTPCPEFMKKLQPTVRNYVENRPKYAGLTFPKLFPDSLFPADSEHNKLKASQARDLLSKMLVIDPAKRISVDEALQHPYINVWYDPAEVEAPPPQIYDKQLDEREHTIEEWKELIYKEVMNSEEKTKNGVVKGQPSPSGAAVNSSESLPPSSSANDISSMSTDQTLASDTDSSLEASAGPLGCCR, from the exons GTATTTATGAGCCGCCATTTGTTGTACTATTGTGGTGAACCTACCCTGGATGTGAAGATTGCCTTTTGTCAG GGATTTGGGAAACAAGTGGATGTGTCATACATTGCCAAGCATTACAACATGAGCAAAAGCAAAGTTGACAACCAGTTCTACAGCGTGGAAGTGGGTGACTCGACCTTCACTGTTCTCAAGCGCTACCAGAACTTGAAACCAATTGGCTCTGGGGCTCAGGGAATAGTTTG CGCTGCATACGATGCCATCCTTGAGCGAAACGTTGCAATCAAGAAACTAAGCCGACCATTTCAGAATCAAACCCACGCCAAACGTGCTTACAGAGAGCTGGTCCTCATGAAGTGTGTGAATCACAAAAAT attaTCAGTTTATTAAATGTCTTCACACCACAGAAATCTCTAGAAGAGTTCCAGGATGT TTATCTGGTGATGGAGCTGATGGATGCCAACCTGTGCCAGGTGATTCAGATGGAGCTAGACCATGAGCGAATGTCCTACCTGCTGTATCAAATGCTCTGTGGCATCAAGCACCTGCACTCTGCGGGAATTATTCACAGG GATTTGAAACCAAGTAACATTGTGGTAAAATCTGACTGCACGCTGAAGATTTTGGATTTTGGGCTGGCCAGAACTGCAGGCACCAGCTTCATGATGACGCCTTATGTAGTGACTCGTTACTACAGAGCACCAGAGGTCATCCTGGGAATGGGCTACAAGGAGAACG TGGATATATGGTCTGTGGGATGCATTATGGGAGAAATGGTTCGCCACAAAATCCTCTTTCCAGGAAGGGATT ATATTGACCAGTGGAATAAAGTCATAGAGCAGTTGGGAACGCCCTGCCCAGAGTTCATGAAGAAGCTACAGCCAACAGTGCGGAACTACGTGGAGAACCGGCCCAAGTACGCTGGCCTCACCTTCCCCAAACTGTTTCCTGATTCTCTCTTCCCCGCTGACTCAGAACACAACAAACTCAAAG CCAGCCAAGCTCGGGACCTGCTGTCCAAAATGCTGGTCATTGATCCAGCCAAGCGCATATCAGTGGATgaggccctgcagcacccatACATCAACGTCTGGTACGACCCCGCCGAGGTGGAGGCG CCGCCCCCCCAGATCTATGACAAACAACTGGACGAGCGGGAGCACACCATTGAGGAGTGGAAAG AACTCATCTACAAAGAAGTAatgaattctgaagaaaaaacgAAAAATGGCGTAGTAAAAGGACAGCCGTCTCCTTCAG GTGCAGCAGTGAACAGCAGCGAGAGCCTCCCCCCATCCTCATCGGCCAATGACATCTCCTCCATGTCCACGGATCAGACGCTGGCGTCCGACACGGACAGCAGCCTGGAAGCGTCGGCGGGGCCACTGGGGTGCTGCAGGTGA
- the MAPK10 gene encoding mitogen-activated protein kinase 10 isoform X6 — protein MSRHLLYYCGEPTLDVKIAFCQGFGKQVDVSYIAKHYNMSKSKVDNQFYSVEVGDSTFTVLKRYQNLKPIGSGAQGIVCAAYDAILERNVAIKKLSRPFQNQTHAKRAYRELVLMKCVNHKNIISLLNVFTPQKSLEEFQDVYLVMELMDANLCQVIQMELDHERMSYLLYQMLCGIKHLHSAGIIHRDLKPSNIVVKSDCTLKILDFGLARTAGTSFMMTPYVVTRYYRAPEVILGMGYKENVDIWSVGCIMGEMVRHKILFPGRDYIDQWNKVIEQLGTPCPEFMKKLQPTVRNYVENRPKYAGLTFPKLFPDSLFPADSEHNKLKASQARDLLSKMLVIDPAKRISVDEALQHPYINVWYDPAEVEAPPPQIYDKQLDEREHTIEEWKELIYKEVMNSEEKTKNGVVKGQPSPSGAAVNSSESLPPSSSANDISSMSTDQTLASDTDSSLEASAGPLGCCR, from the exons ATGAGCCGCCATTTGTTGTACTATTGTGGTGAACCTACCCTGGATGTGAAGATTGCCTTTTGTCAG GGATTTGGGAAACAAGTGGATGTGTCATACATTGCCAAGCATTACAACATGAGCAAAAGCAAAGTTGACAACCAGTTCTACAGCGTGGAAGTGGGTGACTCGACCTTCACTGTTCTCAAGCGCTACCAGAACTTGAAACCAATTGGCTCTGGGGCTCAGGGAATAGTTTG CGCTGCATACGATGCCATCCTTGAGCGAAACGTTGCAATCAAGAAACTAAGCCGACCATTTCAGAATCAAACCCACGCCAAACGTGCTTACAGAGAGCTGGTCCTCATGAAGTGTGTGAATCACAAAAAT attaTCAGTTTATTAAATGTCTTCACACCACAGAAATCTCTAGAAGAGTTCCAGGATGT TTATCTGGTGATGGAGCTGATGGATGCCAACCTGTGCCAGGTGATTCAGATGGAGCTAGACCATGAGCGAATGTCCTACCTGCTGTATCAAATGCTCTGTGGCATCAAGCACCTGCACTCTGCGGGAATTATTCACAGG GATTTGAAACCAAGTAACATTGTGGTAAAATCTGACTGCACGCTGAAGATTTTGGATTTTGGGCTGGCCAGAACTGCAGGCACCAGCTTCATGATGACGCCTTATGTAGTGACTCGTTACTACAGAGCACCAGAGGTCATCCTGGGAATGGGCTACAAGGAGAACG TGGATATATGGTCTGTGGGATGCATTATGGGAGAAATGGTTCGCCACAAAATCCTCTTTCCAGGAAGGGATT ATATTGACCAGTGGAATAAAGTCATAGAGCAGTTGGGAACGCCCTGCCCAGAGTTCATGAAGAAGCTACAGCCAACAGTGCGGAACTACGTGGAGAACCGGCCCAAGTACGCTGGCCTCACCTTCCCCAAACTGTTTCCTGATTCTCTCTTCCCCGCTGACTCAGAACACAACAAACTCAAAG CCAGCCAAGCTCGGGACCTGCTGTCCAAAATGCTGGTCATTGATCCAGCCAAGCGCATATCAGTGGATgaggccctgcagcacccatACATCAACGTCTGGTACGACCCCGCCGAGGTGGAGGCG CCGCCCCCCCAGATCTATGACAAACAACTGGACGAGCGGGAGCACACCATTGAGGAGTGGAAAG AACTCATCTACAAAGAAGTAatgaattctgaagaaaaaacgAAAAATGGCGTAGTAAAAGGACAGCCGTCTCCTTCAG GTGCAGCAGTGAACAGCAGCGAGAGCCTCCCCCCATCCTCATCGGCCAATGACATCTCCTCCATGTCCACGGATCAGACGCTGGCGTCCGACACGGACAGCAGCCTGGAAGCGTCGGCGGGGCCACTGGGGTGCTGCAGGTGA
- the MAPK10 gene encoding mitogen-activated protein kinase 10 isoform X8 — MSKSKVDNQFYSVEVGDSTFTVLKRYQNLKPIGSGAQGIVCAAYDAILERNVAIKKLSRPFQNQTHAKRAYRELVLMKCVNHKNIISLLNVFTPQKSLEEFQDVYLVMELMDANLCQVIQMELDHERMSYLLYQMLCGIKHLHSAGIIHRDLKPSNIVVKSDCTLKILDFGLARTAGTSFMMTPYVVTRYYRAPEVILGMGYKENVDIWSVGCIMGEMVRHKILFPGRDYIDQWNKVIEQLGTPCPEFMKKLQPTVRNYVENRPKYAGLTFPKLFPDSLFPADSEHNKLKASQARDLLSKMLVIDPAKRISVDEALQHPYINVWYDPAEVEAPPPQIYDKQLDEREHTIEEWKELIYKEVMNSEEKTKNGVVKGQPSPSGAAVNSSESLPPSSSANDISSMSTDQTLASDTDSSLEASAGPLGCCR, encoded by the exons ATGAGCAAAAGCAAAGTTGACAACCAGTTCTACAGCGTGGAAGTGGGTGACTCGACCTTCACTGTTCTCAAGCGCTACCAGAACTTGAAACCAATTGGCTCTGGGGCTCAGGGAATAGTTTG CGCTGCATACGATGCCATCCTTGAGCGAAACGTTGCAATCAAGAAACTAAGCCGACCATTTCAGAATCAAACCCACGCCAAACGTGCTTACAGAGAGCTGGTCCTCATGAAGTGTGTGAATCACAAAAAT attaTCAGTTTATTAAATGTCTTCACACCACAGAAATCTCTAGAAGAGTTCCAGGATGT TTATCTGGTGATGGAGCTGATGGATGCCAACCTGTGCCAGGTGATTCAGATGGAGCTAGACCATGAGCGAATGTCCTACCTGCTGTATCAAATGCTCTGTGGCATCAAGCACCTGCACTCTGCGGGAATTATTCACAGG GATTTGAAACCAAGTAACATTGTGGTAAAATCTGACTGCACGCTGAAGATTTTGGATTTTGGGCTGGCCAGAACTGCAGGCACCAGCTTCATGATGACGCCTTATGTAGTGACTCGTTACTACAGAGCACCAGAGGTCATCCTGGGAATGGGCTACAAGGAGAACG TGGATATATGGTCTGTGGGATGCATTATGGGAGAAATGGTTCGCCACAAAATCCTCTTTCCAGGAAGGGATT ATATTGACCAGTGGAATAAAGTCATAGAGCAGTTGGGAACGCCCTGCCCAGAGTTCATGAAGAAGCTACAGCCAACAGTGCGGAACTACGTGGAGAACCGGCCCAAGTACGCTGGCCTCACCTTCCCCAAACTGTTTCCTGATTCTCTCTTCCCCGCTGACTCAGAACACAACAAACTCAAAG CCAGCCAAGCTCGGGACCTGCTGTCCAAAATGCTGGTCATTGATCCAGCCAAGCGCATATCAGTGGATgaggccctgcagcacccatACATCAACGTCTGGTACGACCCCGCCGAGGTGGAGGCG CCGCCCCCCCAGATCTATGACAAACAACTGGACGAGCGGGAGCACACCATTGAGGAGTGGAAAG AACTCATCTACAAAGAAGTAatgaattctgaagaaaaaacgAAAAATGGCGTAGTAAAAGGACAGCCGTCTCCTTCAG GTGCAGCAGTGAACAGCAGCGAGAGCCTCCCCCCATCCTCATCGGCCAATGACATCTCCTCCATGTCCACGGATCAGACGCTGGCGTCCGACACGGACAGCAGCCTGGAAGCGTCGGCGGGGCCACTGGGGTGCTGCAGGTGA
- the MAPK10 gene encoding mitogen-activated protein kinase 10 isoform X2, producing the protein MVFMSRHLLYYCGEPTLDVKIAFCQLGFLSSFPTPFPSAQQGFGKQVDVSYIAKHYNMSKSKVDNQFYSVEVGDSTFTVLKRYQNLKPIGSGAQGIVCAAYDAILERNVAIKKLSRPFQNQTHAKRAYRELVLMKCVNHKNIISLLNVFTPQKSLEEFQDVYLVMELMDANLCQVIQMELDHERMSYLLYQMLCGIKHLHSAGIIHRDLKPSNIVVKSDCTLKILDFGLARTAGTSFMMTPYVVTRYYRAPEVILGMGYKENVDMWSVGCIMGEMVKGAVLFPGTDHIDQWNKVIEQLGTPCPEFMKKLQPTVRNYVENRPKYAGLTFPKLFPDSLFPADSEHNKLKASQARDLLSKMLVIDPAKRISVDEALQHPYINVWYDPAEVEAPPPQIYDKQLDEREHTIEEWKELIYKEVMNSEEKTKNGVVKGQPSPSGAAVNSSESLPPSSSANDISSMSTDQTLASDTDSSLEASAGPLGCCR; encoded by the exons GTATTTATGAGCCGCCATTTGTTGTACTATTGTGGTGAACCTACCCTGGATGTGAAGATTGCCTTTTGTCAG CTTGGGTTTCTGTCTTCCTTCCCAACCCCCTTCCCTTCTGCACAACAGGGATTTGGGAAACAAGTGGATGTGTCATACATTGCCAAGCATTACAACATGAGCAAAAGCAAAGTTGACAACCAGTTCTACAGCGTGGAAGTGGGTGACTCGACCTTCACTGTTCTCAAGCGCTACCAGAACTTGAAACCAATTGGCTCTGGGGCTCAGGGAATAGTTTG CGCTGCATACGATGCCATCCTTGAGCGAAACGTTGCAATCAAGAAACTAAGCCGACCATTTCAGAATCAAACCCACGCCAAACGTGCTTACAGAGAGCTGGTCCTCATGAAGTGTGTGAATCACAAAAAT attaTCAGTTTATTAAATGTCTTCACACCACAGAAATCTCTAGAAGAGTTCCAGGATGT TTATCTGGTGATGGAGCTGATGGATGCCAACCTGTGCCAGGTGATTCAGATGGAGCTAGACCATGAGCGAATGTCCTACCTGCTGTATCAAATGCTCTGTGGCATCAAGCACCTGCACTCTGCGGGAATTATTCACAGG GATTTGAAACCAAGTAACATTGTGGTAAAATCTGACTGCACGCTGAAGATTTTGGATTTTGGGCTGGCCAGAACTGCAGGCACCAGCTTCATGATGACGCCTTATGTAGTGACTCGTTACTACAGAGCACCAGAGGTCATCCTGGGAATGGGCTACAAGGAGAACG tcgACATGTGGTCAGTAGGGTGCATCATGGGCGAAATGGTTAAAGGTGCAGTGTTGTTTCCTGGCACTGATC ATATTGACCAGTGGAATAAAGTCATAGAGCAGTTGGGAACGCCCTGCCCAGAGTTCATGAAGAAGCTACAGCCAACAGTGCGGAACTACGTGGAGAACCGGCCCAAGTACGCTGGCCTCACCTTCCCCAAACTGTTTCCTGATTCTCTCTTCCCCGCTGACTCAGAACACAACAAACTCAAAG CCAGCCAAGCTCGGGACCTGCTGTCCAAAATGCTGGTCATTGATCCAGCCAAGCGCATATCAGTGGATgaggccctgcagcacccatACATCAACGTCTGGTACGACCCCGCCGAGGTGGAGGCG CCGCCCCCCCAGATCTATGACAAACAACTGGACGAGCGGGAGCACACCATTGAGGAGTGGAAAG AACTCATCTACAAAGAAGTAatgaattctgaagaaaaaacgAAAAATGGCGTAGTAAAAGGACAGCCGTCTCCTTCAG GTGCAGCAGTGAACAGCAGCGAGAGCCTCCCCCCATCCTCATCGGCCAATGACATCTCCTCCATGTCCACGGATCAGACGCTGGCGTCCGACACGGACAGCAGCCTGGAAGCGTCGGCGGGGCCACTGGGGTGCTGCAGGTGA
- the MAPK10 gene encoding mitogen-activated protein kinase 10 isoform X1, protein MVFMSRHLLYYCGEPTLDVKIAFCQLGFLSSFPTPFPSAQQGFGKQVDVSYIAKHYNMSKSKVDNQFYSVEVGDSTFTVLKRYQNLKPIGSGAQGIVCAAYDAILERNVAIKKLSRPFQNQTHAKRAYRELVLMKCVNHKNIISLLNVFTPQKSLEEFQDVYLVMELMDANLCQVIQMELDHERMSYLLYQMLCGIKHLHSAGIIHRDLKPSNIVVKSDCTLKILDFGLARTAGTSFMMTPYVVTRYYRAPEVILGMGYKENVDIWSVGCIMGEMVRHKILFPGRDYIDQWNKVIEQLGTPCPEFMKKLQPTVRNYVENRPKYAGLTFPKLFPDSLFPADSEHNKLKASQARDLLSKMLVIDPAKRISVDEALQHPYINVWYDPAEVEAPPPQIYDKQLDEREHTIEEWKELIYKEVMNSEEKTKNGVVKGQPSPSGAAVNSSESLPPSSSANDISSMSTDQTLASDTDSSLEASAGPLGCCR, encoded by the exons GTATTTATGAGCCGCCATTTGTTGTACTATTGTGGTGAACCTACCCTGGATGTGAAGATTGCCTTTTGTCAG CTTGGGTTTCTGTCTTCCTTCCCAACCCCCTTCCCTTCTGCACAACAGGGATTTGGGAAACAAGTGGATGTGTCATACATTGCCAAGCATTACAACATGAGCAAAAGCAAAGTTGACAACCAGTTCTACAGCGTGGAAGTGGGTGACTCGACCTTCACTGTTCTCAAGCGCTACCAGAACTTGAAACCAATTGGCTCTGGGGCTCAGGGAATAGTTTG CGCTGCATACGATGCCATCCTTGAGCGAAACGTTGCAATCAAGAAACTAAGCCGACCATTTCAGAATCAAACCCACGCCAAACGTGCTTACAGAGAGCTGGTCCTCATGAAGTGTGTGAATCACAAAAAT attaTCAGTTTATTAAATGTCTTCACACCACAGAAATCTCTAGAAGAGTTCCAGGATGT TTATCTGGTGATGGAGCTGATGGATGCCAACCTGTGCCAGGTGATTCAGATGGAGCTAGACCATGAGCGAATGTCCTACCTGCTGTATCAAATGCTCTGTGGCATCAAGCACCTGCACTCTGCGGGAATTATTCACAGG GATTTGAAACCAAGTAACATTGTGGTAAAATCTGACTGCACGCTGAAGATTTTGGATTTTGGGCTGGCCAGAACTGCAGGCACCAGCTTCATGATGACGCCTTATGTAGTGACTCGTTACTACAGAGCACCAGAGGTCATCCTGGGAATGGGCTACAAGGAGAACG TGGATATATGGTCTGTGGGATGCATTATGGGAGAAATGGTTCGCCACAAAATCCTCTTTCCAGGAAGGGATT ATATTGACCAGTGGAATAAAGTCATAGAGCAGTTGGGAACGCCCTGCCCAGAGTTCATGAAGAAGCTACAGCCAACAGTGCGGAACTACGTGGAGAACCGGCCCAAGTACGCTGGCCTCACCTTCCCCAAACTGTTTCCTGATTCTCTCTTCCCCGCTGACTCAGAACACAACAAACTCAAAG CCAGCCAAGCTCGGGACCTGCTGTCCAAAATGCTGGTCATTGATCCAGCCAAGCGCATATCAGTGGATgaggccctgcagcacccatACATCAACGTCTGGTACGACCCCGCCGAGGTGGAGGCG CCGCCCCCCCAGATCTATGACAAACAACTGGACGAGCGGGAGCACACCATTGAGGAGTGGAAAG AACTCATCTACAAAGAAGTAatgaattctgaagaaaaaacgAAAAATGGCGTAGTAAAAGGACAGCCGTCTCCTTCAG GTGCAGCAGTGAACAGCAGCGAGAGCCTCCCCCCATCCTCATCGGCCAATGACATCTCCTCCATGTCCACGGATCAGACGCTGGCGTCCGACACGGACAGCAGCCTGGAAGCGTCGGCGGGGCCACTGGGGTGCTGCAGGTGA